In Pyrus communis chromosome 1, drPyrComm1.1, whole genome shotgun sequence, the following are encoded in one genomic region:
- the LOC137717507 gene encoding senescence/dehydration-associated protein At4g35985, chloroplastic-like, whose protein sequence is MGCFSRSRSTKHKTSPPTSPPPQYQTQNPTQQYQQPKNLQQQVLFRIPGCKVHLMDEGETLELANGDFVLENILENNVSLATIIKVGEEIQWPLTNDEPVVKLDALHYLFSLPMKDGDPLSYGVTFPAQYESNLGFLDSYLKEHSCFSTALTKNNNNKGVDWKEYAPRIEDYNNVLAKAIAGGTGQIVRGIFMCSNAYTNQVQKGGETTLARPVEGKSYVKKQGSNSSESSAATKKSGINENLKRVKNLSKMTSELSKSMLDGVGIVTRSVMGPVVNSQAGKAFFAMVPGEVLLASLDGINKILDAAEVAEKQALSATSGAATRIVSNRFGESAGETTEDVFATTGHIANTAWNIFKIRKAINPASSVKTGVLKNAAKSRNQYS, encoded by the exons ATGGGTTGCTTCAGTCGGTCACGCAGTACCAAACACAAAACCTCCCCTCCCACCTCACCTCCGCCGCAgtaccaaacccaaaaccctactCAGCAATACCAACAACCCAAAAACCTCCAGCAGCAAGTCCTCTTCCGAATCCCAGGATGCAAAGTCCACCTCATGGACGAAGGAGAAACCCTAGAGCTCGCAAACGGCGACTTCGTCCTCGAAAACATCTTGGAAAACAACGTCTCGCTCGCCACCATAATCAAGGTCGGCGAAGAAATTCAGTGGCCGTTGACAAATGACGAGCCGGTCGTGAAGCTCGACGCTTTGCACTATCTCTTCTCCCTCCCCATGAAAGACGGCGATCCTCTGAGCTACGGCGTGACATTTCCCGCCCAATACGAAAGTAACTTGGGGTTTCTGGATTCGTATTTGAAAGAACACTCCTGCTTCAGTACCGCATTGAccaagaataataataataaggggGTTGATTGGAAGGAGTATGCTCCAAGGATTGAAGATTATAATAATGTGTTGGCCAAAGCAATTGCAGGAGGGACTGGTCAGATTGTGAGGGGAATCTTTATGTGTAGCAATGCTTACACcaatcag GTCCAAAAAGGAGGGGAAACGACATTGGCTCGCCCCGTGGAGGGGAAAAGTTATGTCAAAAAACAAGGAAGTAATAGCAGTGAAAGTTCTGCTGCGACAAAGAAGAGTGGAATCAACGAGAACTTAAAACG TGTGAAAAATTTGTCAAAGATGACATCAGAGCTGAGCAAATCTATGCTTGATGGGGTTGGTATTGTGACCAGATCGGTGATGGGTCCGGTGGTTAATTCCCAGGCAGGGAAGGCATTCTTTGCCATGGTTCCGGGAGAGGTCCTCTTGGCTTCACTTGATGGCATCA ATAAAATTTTGGATGCAGCTGAAGTTGCTGAGAAACAAGCTCTTTCTGCCACCTCAGGTGCTGCAACTAGAATTGTCAGCAACAG GTTTGGGGAGAGTGCAGGGGAGACAACTGAGGATGTGTTTGCAACAACGGGGCATATTGCTAACACTGCTTGGAACATCTTCAAAATTAGAAAGGCCATCAATCCAGCCTCCTCTGTCAAAACAGGAGTACTCAAGAATGCTGCCAAAAGTAGAAACCAATATTCTTAA
- the LOC137732045 gene encoding pseudo histidine-containing phosphotransfer protein 5-like — MSAKIKKMEGNSLREQVAAMRQSLFDEEILDKQFVQMEELEDVHNPNFAEELMTLYFRDSSKLLVSVEKALERPPYDANILDKFLHQLKGSSASVGANKVRIETNNMREALKAEDVERTKSQFQLVKRAHKTLKGKMEPYFHLLRQAGPADAAQPPE, encoded by the exons ATGTCTGCAAAGATCAAGAAAATGGAGGGCAATTCCTTGCGTGAACAAGTTGCAGCCATGAGGCAATCTCTCTTTGATGAG GAAATTTTGGACAAACAGTTTGTGCAGATGGAGGAATTGGAAGATGTACACAACCCCAACTTTGCTGAGGAGCTTATGACCTTGTATTTCAGGGACTCCTCCAAACTGTTAGTTTCTGTGGAGAAAGCACT GGAGAGACCCCCGTACGACGCTAACATACTTGATAAGTTTCTCCACCAGCTCAAAGGTAGCAGCGCCAG CGTTGGAGCTAACAAAGTACGGATTGAGACCAACAATATGAGGGAGGCTCTCAAGGCAGAAGACGTTGAAAG GACCAAGAGTCAGTTCCAACTGGTTAAAAGGGCGCACAAGACTCTCAAAGGGAAAATGGAACCCTACTTTCATCTGCTACGACAAGCCGGACCTGCAGATGCTGCTCAGCCCCCAGAGTAA
- the LOC137745500 gene encoding uncharacterized protein isoform X2, with protein MSALDPLDSLLFSLGRAFCSPLAVFVQIQGCLICLILAFGWACAAYVRNREINRMKDSMQRGNSFAFLCHDITELEHSNQLKLPRVTVVMPLKGFGEHNLHNWRTQDEVDAKIVVAGISTTCSQKIHNQLIGVEKMHKDSKYVLFLDDDVRLHPGSIGALTSEMEKNPDIFIQTGYPLDLPSGSLGSYCIYEYHMPCSMGFATGGRTFFLWGGCMMMHADDFRLDRYGVVTGLKNGGYSDDMTLAAIAGAHKRLITSPPVAVFPHPLASDLTFPRYWNYLRKQTFVLESYTTTVNWIMNRALFTVHCYLSWGFVAPFLMAIIHITAALRMYIKGYSIEETTFTFGGLKLVGCLATCTIIELLSMWNLTRIEVHLCNMLSPEAPKLSLATYNWSLVFIALIVDNFLYPISAFRSHFSQSINWSGIRYHLKDGKIFKIERSKDMGPVYTDLGGKHLGKKGAPPKLSFLSSLARSLAQWRQPKKYDI; from the exons ATGTCTGCATTGGATCCTCTCGATTCGCTCCTCTTTTCTCTCGGCAGAGCGTTCTGCAGCCCGCTAGCAGTTTTCGTTCAGATCCag GGATGTCTAATCTGTTTGATTCTTGCTTTCGGATGGGCTTGTGCGGCTTATGTCAG GAATAGAGAGATTAATCGGATGAAGGATAGTATGCAACGAGGCAATAGCTTTGCTTTCCTTTGCCATGATATCACTGAACTTGAGCACTCAAATCAGCTCAAACTGCCAAGAGTAACAGTTGTTATGCCTTTGAAGGGATTTGGAGAACACAACTTACACAACTGGAGAACCCAG GATGAGGTTGATGCTAAGATTGTTGTGGCTGGTATTTCAACAACCTGTAGTCAGAAAATTCACAACCAATTG ATTGGAGTGGAGAAAATGCACAAAGACAGCAAGtatgtattgtttttggatgaCGATGTTAGGCTTCACCCTGGATCGATTGGAGCCCTAACCTCGGAGATGGAGAAAAATCCTGAT ATATTCATCCAAACCGGATACCCCCTTGATTTGCCTTCGGGAAGCTTAGGGAGTTACTGCATTTATGAATACCATATG CCTTGCTCAATGGGCTTTGCTACTGGTGGAAGGACATTCTTTCTGTGGGGAGGATGCATGATG ATGCATGCAGATGATTTTAGACTCGATCGCTATGGAGTGGTCACAGGACTTAAAAATGGTGGTTACTCTGATGATATGACTCTTGCAGCTATAGCCG GTGCTCATAAAAGGCTCATCACATCACCTCCAGTTGCCGTTTTCCCCCATCCGCTTGCAAGTGATCTTACTTTTCCAAG GTATTGGAATTACTTGAGGAAGCAGACATTTGTGTTGGAATCATATACAACAACAGTTAACTGGATTATGAACCGTGCATTGTTTACCGTCCACTGCTATCTCTCATGGGGATTTGTAGCACCATTCTTAATGGCCATTATTCATATCACTGCAGCCCTACGAATGTATATTAAGGGGTATTCAATCGAGGAAACAACCTTCACTTTTGGTG GATTGAAACTGGTAGGCTGCCTAGCGACATGCACAATTATCGAACTTCTTTCGATGTGGAACTTGACCAGGATAGAAGTTCATCTATGCAACATGTTATCACCGGAGGCGCCTAAACTCTCACTTGCGACTTACAACTGGAGCCTT GTATTTATTGCACTCATTGTAGATAATTTTTTGTACCCCATCTCTGCCTTCCGTTCTCATTTCTCTCAGTCGATAAATTGGTCTGGTATTCGATATCACTTAAAGGATGGGAAGATATTCAAG ATTGAACGAAGCAAGGATATGGGTCCAGTATATACGGATTTGGGAGGAAAGCATTTAGGGAAGAAAGGAGCTCCTCCGAAATTGTCATTCCTGAGCTCTTTGGCCAGAAGTTTGGCACAATGGCGCCAGCCGAAGAAATATGATATCTAG
- the LOC137745500 gene encoding uncharacterized protein isoform X1, which produces MSALDPLDSLLFSLGRAFCSPLAVFVQIQGCLICLILAFGWACAAYVRNREINRMKDSMQRGNSFAFLCHDITELEHSNQLKLPRVTVVMPLKGFGEHNLHNWRTQVTSLYGGHLEFMFIVESTEDPAYRPVSMLLSELKDEVDAKIVVAGISTTCSQKIHNQLIGVEKMHKDSKYVLFLDDDVRLHPGSIGALTSEMEKNPDIFIQTGYPLDLPSGSLGSYCIYEYHMPCSMGFATGGRTFFLWGGCMMMHADDFRLDRYGVVTGLKNGGYSDDMTLAAIAGAHKRLITSPPVAVFPHPLASDLTFPRYWNYLRKQTFVLESYTTTVNWIMNRALFTVHCYLSWGFVAPFLMAIIHITAALRMYIKGYSIEETTFTFGGLKLVGCLATCTIIELLSMWNLTRIEVHLCNMLSPEAPKLSLATYNWSLVFIALIVDNFLYPISAFRSHFSQSINWSGIRYHLKDGKIFKIERSKDMGPVYTDLGGKHLGKKGAPPKLSFLSSLARSLAQWRQPKKYDI; this is translated from the exons ATGTCTGCATTGGATCCTCTCGATTCGCTCCTCTTTTCTCTCGGCAGAGCGTTCTGCAGCCCGCTAGCAGTTTTCGTTCAGATCCag GGATGTCTAATCTGTTTGATTCTTGCTTTCGGATGGGCTTGTGCGGCTTATGTCAG GAATAGAGAGATTAATCGGATGAAGGATAGTATGCAACGAGGCAATAGCTTTGCTTTCCTTTGCCATGATATCACTGAACTTGAGCACTCAAATCAGCTCAAACTGCCAAGAGTAACAGTTGTTATGCCTTTGAAGGGATTTGGAGAACACAACTTACACAACTGGAGAACCCAG GTCACTTCTCTCTATGGTGGTCACTTAGAATTTATGTTTATCGTGGAAAGCACAGAAGACCCTGCTTATCGTCCTGTATCTATGCTACTATCAGAGCTTAAG GATGAGGTTGATGCTAAGATTGTTGTGGCTGGTATTTCAACAACCTGTAGTCAGAAAATTCACAACCAATTG ATTGGAGTGGAGAAAATGCACAAAGACAGCAAGtatgtattgtttttggatgaCGATGTTAGGCTTCACCCTGGATCGATTGGAGCCCTAACCTCGGAGATGGAGAAAAATCCTGAT ATATTCATCCAAACCGGATACCCCCTTGATTTGCCTTCGGGAAGCTTAGGGAGTTACTGCATTTATGAATACCATATG CCTTGCTCAATGGGCTTTGCTACTGGTGGAAGGACATTCTTTCTGTGGGGAGGATGCATGATG ATGCATGCAGATGATTTTAGACTCGATCGCTATGGAGTGGTCACAGGACTTAAAAATGGTGGTTACTCTGATGATATGACTCTTGCAGCTATAGCCG GTGCTCATAAAAGGCTCATCACATCACCTCCAGTTGCCGTTTTCCCCCATCCGCTTGCAAGTGATCTTACTTTTCCAAG GTATTGGAATTACTTGAGGAAGCAGACATTTGTGTTGGAATCATATACAACAACAGTTAACTGGATTATGAACCGTGCATTGTTTACCGTCCACTGCTATCTCTCATGGGGATTTGTAGCACCATTCTTAATGGCCATTATTCATATCACTGCAGCCCTACGAATGTATATTAAGGGGTATTCAATCGAGGAAACAACCTTCACTTTTGGTG GATTGAAACTGGTAGGCTGCCTAGCGACATGCACAATTATCGAACTTCTTTCGATGTGGAACTTGACCAGGATAGAAGTTCATCTATGCAACATGTTATCACCGGAGGCGCCTAAACTCTCACTTGCGACTTACAACTGGAGCCTT GTATTTATTGCACTCATTGTAGATAATTTTTTGTACCCCATCTCTGCCTTCCGTTCTCATTTCTCTCAGTCGATAAATTGGTCTGGTATTCGATATCACTTAAAGGATGGGAAGATATTCAAG ATTGAACGAAGCAAGGATATGGGTCCAGTATATACGGATTTGGGAGGAAAGCATTTAGGGAAGAAAGGAGCTCCTCCGAAATTGTCATTCCTGAGCTCTTTGGCCAGAAGTTTGGCACAATGGCGCCAGCCGAAGAAATATGATATCTAG
- the LOC137731062 gene encoding putative ABC transporter B family member 8, whose amino-acid sequence MSKMNSPEKNDENMVEEKGDESSKGVITKGRKNSVVKIFRYGDWVDVVLMVLGTVGAIGDGMSTNCLLLFVSRLMNNLGYGQTQPKNHGNNWMDEVEKCSLDFVYLGLAVMLVAFLEGYCWSKTSERQVLKIRYKYLEAVLRQEVGFFDSQEATTSEVINTISKDTSLIQEVLSEKVPTFVMHSSVFISGLAFSTYLSWRLALVAFPTLLLLIIPGMIYGKYLMYLSKKSYKEYGKANTIVEQALSSIKTVYSFTAERRIVDRYSAILERTSRLGIKQGIAKGLAVGSTGLSFAIWGFLAWYGSHLVMYKGESGGRIYAAGISFVLSGLSLGMALPDLRYFTEAAVAATRIFDRIDRKPLIDGEDTKGIVLDNIRGELEFIDVKFTYPSRPNSMVLKDFNLKVEAGRTIALVGASGSGKSTAIALLQRFYDADDGVVRVDGVDIRTLQLNWIRSKMGLVSQEHALFGTSIKENIMFGKLDANMDEVTAAAMAANAHNFIRQLPEGYETKIGERGALLSGGQKQRIAIARAIIKNPVILLLDEATSALDSESEALVQNALDQASMGRTTLVVAHKLSTVRNADLIAVVGGGCIIEIGSHNDLINRQNGHYAKLAKLQRQLSTFDNVEQEQISVSSVSRSSAGRLSTARSSPAPAFAKSPLPNETLQLVSHPPTSFYRLLSLNSPEWKQGLIGSLSAIAFGSVQPIYALTIGGMISAFFVQSHEEMRARIRTYSLIFCALSLISMTLNLFQHYNFAYMGEQLTKRIRLRMLQKILTFETAWFDEEQNSSGALCSRLSNEASMVKSLVADRVSLLVQTTSAVTIAMILGLIVAWKLALVMISVQPLAILCFYTKKVLLSSLSANFIKAQNHSTQIAVESVYNHRIVTSFGSVGKVLQLFDEAQEAPRKEARKKAWLAGIGMGSAQCLTFMSWALDFWYGGTLVKKGQISAGDVFKTFFILVSTGKVIAEAGSMTSDLAKGSTAVASVFEILDRHSLISGSNNAGDGDGNNGNGITLEKVAGRIELKKVDFAYPSRPETLVLRQFSLEVKPGTSTGLVGTSGCGKSTVIGLIQRFYDVERGSVKVDGVDIRDLDIQWYRRHTALVSQEPVIYSGTIRDNIVFGKLDAPENEVTVAARAANAHEFISSLKDGYDTECGERGVQLSGGQKQRIAIARAILRNPTVLLLDEATSALDVQSEQLVQEALDRIMVGRTTIVIAHRLNTIKNLDMIAFVADGKVVEKGTYAQLKQKRGAFFNLATCQR is encoded by the exons ATGAGTAAAATGAACTCTCCtgagaagaatgatgagaatatGGTAGAAGAGAAAGGAGATGAGAGCAGCAAAGGAGTTATAACTAAAGGAAGAAAAAATTCAGTTGTGAAAATATTCAGATATGGTGATTGGGTTGATGTGGTGCTGATGGTGCTGGGTACAGTGGGAGCAATAGGAGATGGGATGTCTACAAATTGCTTGCTGTTGTTCGTTAGCCGTCTTATGAACAATTTGGGGTATGGTCAGACCCAGCCGAAAAATCATGGGAATAATTGGATGGACGAGGTTGAAAAG TGCAGCTTAGACTTTGTATACTTGGGATTAGCAGTAATGCTGGTGGCTTTTTTGG AGGGTTATTGTTGGAGCAAAACCAGTGAGAGGCAGGTGCTGAAGATTCGTTACAAGTACTTGGAAGCTGTTCTAAGGCAGGAGGTTGGGTTTTTCGATTCACAAGAAGCCACTACGTCGGAGGTCATCAATACTATATCAAAAGACACTTCTCTCATACAAGAAGTTCTAAGTGAAAAG GTGCCAACATTCGTTATGCACTCCTCCGTTTTCATCTCCGGCCTGGCCTTCTCCACCTACTTGTCATGGAGACTAGCCTTGGTAGCATTCCCCACACTACTTCTCCTAATCATACCAGGAATGATATATGGGAAGTACCTCATGTACTTGTCGAAAAAATCGTACAAAGAGTATGGAAAAGCAAACACAATAGTAGAGCAAGCATTGAGCTCCATTAAAACTGTTTATTCGTTCACTGCCGAGAGGAGAATTGTGGACAGATATTCAGCAATACTGGAGAGGACGAGCAGGCTGGGGATAAAGCAAGGCATTGCAAAAGGGTTGGCTGTTGGAAGCACGGGGCTTTCTTTTGCGATATGGGGATTTCTTGCTTGGTATGGGAGCCATTTGGTCATGTATAAAGGCGAAAGTGGTGGGAGGATTTATGCTGCTGGGATCTCTTTCGTATTGAGTGGACT ATCCCTGGGAATGGCACTTCCGGATTTGAGGTACTTCACAGAAGCTGCTGTTGCCGCCACCAGAATATTCGACAGGATTGACCGGAAACCCTTGATTGATGGTGAAGACACCAAAGGAATAGTGCTAGACAACATTAGAGGCGAGCTAGAATTCATTGATGTCAAGTTCACATACCCCTCTCGTCCCAATTCCATGGTCCTCAAAGATTTCAACCTCAAAGTTGAAGCTGGGAGGACCATTGCTCTTGTAGGTGCAAGTGGAAGTGGAAAATCCACGGCAATCGCGTTGCTGCAACGCTTTTACGATGCAGATGATGGCGTTGTTCGTGTTGATGGTGTTGATATAAGAACGCTTCAGTTGAATTGGATAAGATCCAAAATGGGACTTGTGAGCCAAGAACATGCATTGTTTGGGACATCAATAAAGGAAAATATTATGTTTGGTAAGCTTGATGCTAATATGGATGAAGTCACAGCTGCAGCTATGGCAGCCAATGCTCATAATTTCATAAGGCAACTGCCAGAGGGTTACGAGACCAAG ATTGGTGAGAGGGGAGCTCTTTTATCTGGTGGACAAAAGCAGCGGATAGCCATTGCTAGAGCAATCATCAAGAACCCTGTGATTCTCCTACTTGATGAAGCAACAAGTGCTCTTGACTCTGAATCAGAGGCTTTGGTCCAAAATGCTCTTGATCAAGCCTCCATGGGAAGAACCACATTG GTTGTTGCACACAAGCTTTCCACGGTTCGAAATGCAGACCTAATTGCAGTGGTGGGTGGTGGATGTATCATCGAAATAGGCTCCCACAACGACCTCATCAACCGCCAAAACGGGCATTATGCAAAGCTAGCAAAGCTGCAGAGGCAGCTGAGTACTTTTGACAACGTTGAGCAAGAACAAATTTCGGTGTCTTCCGTCAGTAGAAGCAGCGCTGGCCGGCTAAGCACAGCAAGATCAAGCCCTGCACCAGCGTTTGCAAAATCGCCATTACCTAATGAGACCCTACAACTTGTGTCACATCCTCCGACTTCCTTTTACCGGCTTCTCTCTTTAAATTCCCCGGAATGGAAGCAAGGCCTAATAGGAAGCCTCTCTGCCATAGCGTTTGGGTCAGTTCAACCTATCTATGCCCTAACCATAGGTGGCATGATATCCGCTTTCTTTGTGCAAAGCCATGAGGAAATGCGCGCTAGAATTCGCACATACTCCTTGATTTTCTGTGCACTTTCCTTAATTTCCATGACTTTGAATCTCTTCCAACACTACAATTTTGCTTACATGGGTGAGCAGCTCACGAAAAGAATCCGATTACGAATGCTTCAAAAGATCTTGACCTTTGAAACGGCTTGGTTTGATGAGGAGCAGAACTCGAGCGGGGCATTGTGTTCGAGATTGAGCAATGAAGCTTCCATGGTTAAGTCCCTCGTTGCAGACAGGGTGTCCTTATTAGTCCAAACCACTTCAGCTGTCACAATAGCCATGATCCTGGGGCTCATCGTGGCATGGAAGCTAGCACTTGTTATGATCTCGGTCCAACCACTCGCGATCCTTTGCTTCTACACCAAGAAAGTCCTGCTCTCTAGTCTCTCAGCCAACTTCATCAAAGCACAAAACCACAGCACTCAAATTGCAGTTGAATCAGTGTACAACCATAGAATTGTGACATCATTCGGAAGTGTGGGAAAAGTACTTCAACTGTTCGATGAGGCTCAGGAGGCACCACGGAAAGAAGCAAGGAAGAAGGCATGGCTAGCTGGGATTGGAATGGGGTCAGCTCAGTGCCTAACATTTATGTCATGGGCATTGGACTTCTGGTATGGTGGTACATTAGTGAAAAAAGGGCAAATATCAGCTGGGGATGtgttcaaaacatttttcataTTGGTCAGCACTGGTAAAGTTATAGCTGAAGCTGGAAGCATGACTTCTGATTTGGCCAAGGGTTCGACTGCAGTTGCATCCGTGTTTGAGATTCTTGACCGGCATTCACTAATTTCAGGCTCTAATAAT GCTGGGGATGGAGATGGTAATAATGGAAACGGGATCACATTAGAGAAAGTGGCTGGAAGGATTGAATTGAAGAAGGTTGATTTTGCATACCCCAGCAGGCCAGAGACATTAGTGCTGCGCCAATTTAGCTTAGAGGTGAAGCCAGGCACAAGCACTGGACTTGTTGGGACAAGTGGATGTGGAAAATCAACTGTGATTGGATTGATACAAAGATTTTATGATGTAGAGAGGGGATCAGTGAAGGTGGATGGGGTTGACATAAGGGATCTAGATATTCAATGGTACCGGAGGCACACGGCCCTTGTTAGTCAAGAGCCGGTGATATACTCTGGTACCATCCGAGACAACATCGTGTTCGGGAAGCTTGATGCGCCAGAAAATGAGGTCACAGTAGCTGCCAGAGCCGCCAATGCGCACGAATTTATCTC GTCACTTAAGGATGGGTATGACACTGAGTGCGGCGAAAGAGGGGTGCAGCTATCAGGAGGACAAAAGCAAAGGATTGCTATTGCAAGAGCAATACTTAGGAATCCAACAGTATTGTTGCTAGATGAGGCAACAAGTGCACTTGATGTGCAATCAGAGCAACTTGTGCAGGAAGCATTAGATCGCATTATGGTTGGAAGGACAACAATTGTGATAGCACACAGGCTCAACACCATAAAAAACCTAGATATGATCGCATTTGTTGCAGATGGGAAGGTGGTGGAAAAAGGCACATATGCTCAGCTCAAGCAAAAGCGTGGTGCGTTTTTTAACCTTGCCACGTGCCAGAGATAA
- the LOC137745514 gene encoding cytochrome B5-like protein translates to MMIAAAALVAVILLVAFFVIPRGPKYSTFLCLLNAGQAKKVVPNEKPARMYMKAQVSLHNKRTDCWIIIKDKAYDITSYVEEHPGGDAILDHAGDDSTQGFFGPQQAAGVFDMIDDFYIGDLVL, encoded by the exons ATGATGATCGCCGCAGCGGCGCTGGTGGCGGTTATCCTTCTGGTAGCTTTCTTTGTGATCCCACGAGGCCCAAAATATTCTACTTTCTT ATGTTTGTTGAATGCAGGGCAAGCGAAGAAAGTAGTTCCAAACGAGAAG CCAGCCAGAATGTACATGAAAGCTCAAGTCTCGTTGCATAATAAGCGAACGGATTGTTGGATAATTATTAAAGACAAG GCATATGATATTACCTCGTATGTAGAGGAGCACCCGGGTGGCGATGCCATCTTAGATCATGCTGGGGATGATTCGACTCAAGGGTTTTTCGG GCCGCAGCAGGCTGCCGGAGTCTTTGACATGATCGACGACTTCTATATCGGGGATCTGGTGCTGTGA